One part of the Larimichthys crocea isolate SSNF chromosome XIX, L_crocea_2.0, whole genome shotgun sequence genome encodes these proteins:
- the LOC104924096 gene encoding FERM and PDZ domain-containing protein 4 yields MDMFGFSKMPKLSGHKNKMSGWPPPGPGSWGGLQGPPYSWDSMNSSREGRDPLTSQVSQSSSLEEVHLDGAPPAPRLVEMRRDPVLGFGFVAGSEKPVVVRSVTPGGPSEGKLLPGDEIIMINDEPVSSAPRERVIDLVRSCKESIVLTVVQPYPSPKSAFISAAKKAMLKSNPVKVRFAEEVIINGQVPNPVKDNSLLFMPNVLKVYLENGQTKSFRFDSSTSIKDVILTLQEKLSIKCIEHFSLVLEQRMEGSGSKLLLLHEQEMLSRVTQRPGSDKMKCFFRVSFVPRDPVELLRRDAVAFEYLYVQSCNDVVLERFGPELKYDAALRLAALQMYILTMTTRQSQKVSFKYIQKEWGLSLFLPPAVLSSMKEKNIKKALTHILKTNQNLVPPGKKLTALQAKVHYLRYLSELRLYGGREFKSILLQGEKQTDVILLVGPRYGISHVINARTNLVALLADFSHVNRIEILTEDDTNVRLELHVLDVRPITLIMESSDAMNLACITAGYYRLLVDSRRSIFSMPHCNSTGGDDTSQDRVLEWPYSTSLGNNEETSPSQEEAYNRDSEYPDNGQSENSISPYFHEPQTPDRDLGTRRSPLPPPLPPATRHKPQDSPRSAKVSFIFGGDPPLNKPKNVSYERLLESPEVPEHRPPYLHNNNTDFRPQDRVSFQFSGLTHVYSNIISEEGGEEPLLRDLFYRDTTDDAEDDDDASCEEDSTGGTPVGDDRGGGNENCGTQGGGLPTAASKATFLALSGSTDDIIDLTSLPPPEGDDGVDDEEDDTLLETLNLAIAAPPPGFRDSSDEDTAPEGRPLSTRDNDDIPVSLIDAIPTQGEGEGSRGGERRLENAVMNTLQALEALSVSEQRPPPPPPNNNNPGVYTSRGLSPESSSDSGNETNSSEMTEISELAASHRLSESHIRLLVATREGYQPLLEEKTEFPVSPGTGGTIQKKPRSPTRHLQPPAVPPRRSPQLDTASSGPESLEVRPQTNLSSTLQRPSSTTPGGKHHKKSADSGGKYNTFSTRQGHRGESSGSRGRPDSDQRTSFCERGESQRRQNSLLAENSAGESLAMNSLPHDHHRMPCSPSSTSDHLLDVDCGADNVATSVEQDEHLVVASLLSPSKKSRSVGSDQGSDIQSEHQPISRQQSVARLCEYHLAKRISNLQGEAHSSLQGSLCSSLDAGGSTNSSTCATPTDSPLGPGAVESKHHHLQRHPLSSSSSSLLRVLNYEDNKPGIPRGTQGKDLHPHADPALLRKMLPNIHPPGAGAEPVRPSSATTSKHKETTGTGSKRPHSELHAKQQACFKGLNQKEGSEAYRQLINYLTVSQMHQGGKLHSAGMGGAVKKDTRRFITSNPQLVEMVKNRGNTIARCPCMPSSISSPNSVATNAANMQLANKNPRSFHSATLPTKLKRSPDMHAQKLNESIDFRPANAERRSSFSGLEGELETSGMDPEHFLSLCKTEGCISRDGGFITGGNREGGGTTNRLPPRSRSQPSGSTEDWFRSDPRAKHAVRQSSHPRPNDSLCFSAAPSVSGQRADLNSISLGRGDHPSAFIRQASTGTRSCITSPTPNPQSPPPPPPPPPPPLPLPAQAIANSGNSGCAQNSIQSRQIQNHVRAVTPTLPQTDPFGNHLQRGRELKRSASNITASSGSVEVLFDKPTRSRSQQPMSPSVPQQGETKVQRRPTRKRLSKSYSQGSVSSHAMCWSTGSRVDSRRASVAFPLQKDPKHMKGSQKLDTSPWRCNGPFSYCFFKRKSEGEEDEIEWERPRRSHGGSGDGAAASAILPCGSVMDAAGEQLYGEVLNNMSFSDRLGRINALKDRMYGYPSGFTDVRRDASELIALVRSSVGRCDRGPQMPLQDVSQYKQLLSVESKELGRACRRMAQAHGSPEEMLLAVTCSFQVLCCLCEACMCLVRGLGASATHQQREVVAKVDEVVMNYICLLKAAEAATVGAPGEHSVKALVRHSSTMSAIANALTRSLKTLLSK; encoded by the exons GTGGTCCATCAGAGGGGAAGCTGTTGCCAGGCGATGAGATCATCATGATCAACGACGAACCCGTCAGTTCGGCTCCTAGAGAACGAGTCATCGACCTCGTCAG GAGCTGCAAAGAATCCATCGTGTTGACTGTTGTCCAACCGTACCCT TCCCCTAAATCAGCGTTCATCAGTGCAGCCAAAAAAGCCATGCTCAAGTCCAATCCGGTCAAAGTGCGCTTTGCAGAGGAGGTCATTATAAACGGCCAGGTTCCA AACCCGGTGAAGGACAACTCTCTTCTGTTCATGCCAAATGTCCTGAAGGTCTACCTGGAGAACGGGCAGACAAAGTCTTTTCGTTTCGACAGCAGTACTTCtattaag GACGTGATCCTGACCCTGCAAGAgaagctgtcaatcaaatgcATCGAGCACTTCTCCCTCGTATTGGAGCAGAGGATGGAAGGCTCTGGAAGCAAACTCCTTCTCCTGCACGAACAGGAGATGCTTTCTCGG gTGACCCAGAGGCCCGGCTCTGACAAGATGAAGTGTTTCTTCAGAGTCAGCTTCGTGCCAAGGGACCCCGTGGAGCTGCTCCGGAGAGACGCAGTGGCATTTGAATATCTCTACGTGCAG AGTTGCAACGACGTGGTCCTGGAGCGGTTCGGCCCGGAGCTGAAGTACGACGCCGCGCTCCGACTGGCCGCGCTGCAGATGTACATCCTCACCATGACGACCAGGCAGAGCCAGAAGGTCTCCTTCAAATACATCCA AAAGGAGTGGGGTCTGTCGCTGTTCCTGCCTCCTGCTGTGCTGtccagcatgaaggagaaaaacatCAAGAAGGCTCTGACACACATCCTCAAAACCAACCAGAACCTCGTGCCTCCAGGGAAAAAA ctgaCTGCTTTGCAGGCCAAGGTGCATTACCTGAGGTACCTCAGTGAACTCAGACTTTATGGAGGGAGAGAGTTCAAATCAATACTTTTG CAAGgggagaaacagacagatgtgaTACTGTTAGTGGGCCCACGCTATGGCATCAGTCATGTCATCAATGCCCGGACCAACCTCGTGGCCCTATTGGCCGACTTCAGCCACGTCAACCGCATCGAGATCCTCACCGAGGACGACACCAACGTCCGACTGGAGCTGCATGTTCTGGACGTCAGG CCCATCACACTGATCATGGAGTCGAGTGATGCAATGAACCTGGCCTGTATAACAGCAGGCTACTATCGCCTCCTAGTGGACTCGAGGAGGTCTATCTTCAGCATGCCCCACTGCAATAGCACAGGAGGGGACGACACCA GTCAGGACCGCGTCCTGGAGTGGCCATATAGCACGTCTTTGGGAAACAACGAGGAGACATCGCCGAGCCAGGAAGAAGCCTACAACAGGGACTCTGAGTATCCGGACAACGGGCAGAGCGAGAACAGCATCTCCCCTTATTTCCACGAACCCCAAACACCTGACAGAGACCTGGGGACACGAAGAAGCCCGctgccccctcctcttccccccgCGACCAGACACAAACCTCAAGACTCGCCTCGGAGCGCCAAAGTGTCGTTTATTTTCGGGGGGGACCCACCCTTAAACAAGCCAAAGAATGTAAGCTATGAAAGACTGTTGGAGAGTCCTGAGGTACCCGAGCACAGACCGCCCTACTTgcataacaacaacacagactTTAGGCCACAGGACAGGGTGTCGTTCCAGTTCAGCGGTCTGACACATGTCTACAGTAACATTATAAGTGAAGAAGGTGGTGAAGAGCCCCTGCTAAGGGATCTGTTTTATCGTGACACAACGGACGATGCAGAGGATGACGACGATGCTTCCTGTGAAGAAGATTCCACAGGGGGGACACCGGTGGGAGACgacagaggaggtggaaatgaaaactGTGGCACCCAAGGAGGAGGTTTACCCACCGCAGCCAGCAAAGCCACCTTCCTCGCACTTTCCGGTTCTACGGACGACATCATCGACCTGACGTCCCTGCCTCCCCCCGAGGGAGACGACGGCGTCGACGACGAAGAGGACGACACGCTCCTAGAGACGCTTAACCTCGCGATCGCTGCGCCACCGCCGGGCTTTCGGGACAGTTCAGATGAGGACACAGCACCTGAGGGAAGGCCGCTGAGCACACGTGACAACGACGATATCCCGGTGTCGTTGATTGATGCCATTCCAACCCAGGGGGAGGGGGAAGGGagcaggggaggggagagacGGCTGGAGAATGCAGTCATGAATACTCTCCAGGCACTGGAggctctgtctgtgtctgaacaGAGGCCTCCCCCGCCACCACCCAACAATAACAATCCAG GTGTTTACACATCTCGAGGCCTTAGCCCAGAGTCATCCTCAGATTCCGGCAACGAGACCAACTCCTCAGAGATGACTGAAATCTCTGAACTAGCCGCTTCTCACAGGCTCAGTGAGAGCCACATACGTCTTCTGGTGGCCACGAGGGAAGGCTACCAACCTTTACTTGAGGAGAAAACAGAATTCCCTGTCTCTCCCGGTACAGGCGGAACAATACAAAAGAAACCACGTAGTCCAACGCGGCACCTTCAGCCTCCAGCGGTTCCTCCGAGACGCAGCCCCCAATTGGACACCGCATCATCGGGGCCAGAGAGCTTGGAGGTGAGGCCTCAGACTAACCTCTCATCCACTCTCCAGCGCCCAAGTTCCACGACGCCGGGAGGCAAGCATCACAAAAAGTCTGCAGACTCCGGCGGGAAGTATAACACCTTCAGCACAAGGCAAGGGCATCGAGGTGAGAGTAGCGGGAGCCGTGGCCGACCCGACTCAGACCAGCGCACTTCATTCTGCGAGCGAGGGGAAAGCCAGAGAAGACAGAATTCTCTTTTAGCAGAAAACTCTGCAGGCGAGAGCCTCGCAATGAACAGCCTCCCACATGACCATCACAGAATGCCCTGTTCTCCTTCCTCTACCTCTGATCATCTGTTAGACGTTGACTGCGGTGCAGATAACGTAGCCACGAGTGTTGAGCAAGACGAACATCTAGTTGTGGCTTCACTGTTGTCCCCAAGCAAAAAATCCAGATCGGTGGGTTCTGACCAGGGATCGGACATACAAAGTGAACATCAACCGATTTCTAGACAGCAGAGTGTCGCACGCCTGTGTGAGTACCATCTAGCAAAAAGGATTTCAAATTTGCAAGGAGAAGCCCACAGTTCACTACAGGGCTCTCTGTGCTCATCACTAGATGCTGGTGGCAGCACGAACAGTAGCACCTGTGCCACCCCAACTGACTCACCACTTGGCCCTGGAGCTGTCGAATCGAAACACCACCATTTGCAAAGGCACCCTCTGTCTagttcttcctcctcattactCAGGGTGCTGAACTATGAAGATAACAAACCTGGAATCCCACGCGGCACTCAGGGAAAAGACCTCCACCCTCACGCAGACCCTGCCCTACTTCGGAAAATGCTGCCCAACATTCACCCTCCTGGCGCTGGAGCTGAACCAGTCCGTCCCTCCTCGGCCACAACATCTAAGCATAAAGAAACCACAGGTACTGGAAGCAAGAGGCCCCACAGTGAACTGCATGCTAAACAACAGGCCTGTTTTAAGGGGCTGAACCAGAAAGAAGGCAGTGAGGCCTACAGACAACTGATTAACTATCTAACAGTCAGCCAGATGCATCAGGGAGGGAAGCTGCACAGTGCAGGCATGGGAGGGGCAGTCAAAAAGGACACCAGGCGCTTTATCACTAGCAACCCTCAGCTTGTTGAAATGGTTAAGAATAGGGGGAATACCATTGCTCGTTGCCCATGTATGCCTTCCTCCATTTCATCCCCAAATTCAGTAGCAACTAATGCAGCCAACATGCAGCTGGCAAATAAAAATCCACGGTCATTCCATTCGGCCACACTTCCCACCAAACTCAAGAGAAGTCCTGACATGCATGCTCAGAAACTGAACGAGAGTATAGATTTCAGGCCAGCTAATGCTGAGAGGAGAAGCTCCTTTTCCGGCCTGGAAGGTGAACTAGAGACGAGTGGCATGGACCCAGAGCACTTCCTGTCACTGTGTAAGACAGAGGGCTGTATCAGCCGCGATGGGGGATTCATTACAGGTGGAAACCGTGAGGGTGGGGGTACCACTAACCGTCTCCCACCTCGGTCAAGAAGCCAACCTAGTGGCAGCACAGAGGACTGGTTCAGATCAGACCCAAGAGCAAAGCATGCAGTTCGTCAGTCTTCTCATCCTCGTCCTAAtgattctctttgtttctctgctgcCCCCAGTGTAAGTGGTCAACGGGCAGACCTCAACAGCATCTCACTAGGAAGGGGAGACCATCCTTCAGCTTTTATCAGGCAGGCATCTACTGGCACTAGGTCTTGCATTACATCTCCAACTCCCAACCCACAATCTCCACCTCCGCCAcctcccccaccacctcccccGTTGCCTCTCCCCGCGCAAGCCATCGCGAACTCCGGCAACTCAGGATGCGCACAGAATTCCATCCAGTCCCGGCAGATTCAGAACCACGTTCGGGCCGTTACCCCAACCCTGCCGCAGACGGATCCCTTCGGCAATCACCTGCAGCGGGGACGGGAGCTCAAACGCAGCGCGAGCAATATAACTGCCAGTTCTGGTAGCGTGGAAGTCCTGTTTGATAAGCCCACCAGAAGCCGGAGCCAGCAGCCCATGTCACCATCTGTGCCCCAGCAAGGTGAGACCAAAGTCCAACGGAGGCCAACAAGGAAGCGGCTCTCCAAGAGCTACTCCCAAGGTTCTGTATCTTCTCACGCCATGTGCTGGTCTACAGGCAGTAGGGTAGACAGTAGAAGGGCGTCTGTGGCATTTCCATTACAGAAAGATCCTAAACACATGAAGGGCTCTCAAAAACTGGACACCAGTCCCTGGAGATGCAATGGACCTTTTAGCTACTGTTTCTTTAAACGTAAGAGTGAAGGCGAAGAGGATGAGATTGAGTGGGAAAGGCCCAGACGAAGCCATGGTGGTAGCGGCGACGGTGCCGCCGCATCAGCCATATTGCCATGTGGCTCAGTGATGGATGCAGCTGGGGAACAGCTGTATGGGGAGGTCCTCAATAACATGAGCTTCAGTGACCGCCTCGGACGAATCAACGCACTCAAGGACCGCATGTACGGCTACCCTTCCGGCTTCACTGACGTCCGCCGCGATGCCAGCGAGCTCATAGCACTGGTGAGATCCAGCGTTGGCCGCTGCGATCGTGGCCCCCAGATGCCTCTCCAGGATGTATCCCAGTACAAGCAGCTCCTCTCTGTTGAATCTAAAGAATTAGGTCGGGCATGCCGGAGGATGGCACAAGCCCACGGTAGTCCTGAGGAGATGCTGCTGGCTGTAACTTGTAGTTTCCAGGTGCTATGCTGTCTCTGCGAAGCTTGCATGTGTCTGGTTAGGGGGCTCGGAGCCTCGGCGACACACCAACAGAGAGAAGTCGTGGCAAAAGTCGACGAGGTTGTTATGAACTATATCTGTCTGCTCAAAGCGGCTGAGGCTGCCACCGTGGGAGCACCAGGGGAGCACAGTGTGAAAGCCCTGGTCCGCCACTCGAGTACCATGTCGGCCATTGCTAACGCACTCACCCGCTCTCTTAAAACGCTGCTCAGCAAGTAG
- the LOC104924093 gene encoding uncharacterized protein LOC104924093 isoform X2: protein MAAVCQSRRALVEIPAPQPKIAARMRRSYLEILSARLAPSPLPRGRNATASKKRVQSLDLSIGGLWSAGIEEQCDKMDDHHTPLSKQQLVQLIRSLILVEQSQEPWILASDLKYLQEDLQLKKANVYRSIPYSRFGSNRDAHCYRKAYPHLVAFKVSCQEWGQVLLRNKEWDVALEHALMAWRYTSELPQWDTASHNALREQCYGILAAHSLSALQHYHPEPGRGRELLRRLKMAQSHSQSIVPCIHELQRIMGCADDSSMDAK, encoded by the exons ATGGCAGCTGTGTGTCAGTCGAGACGTGCCTTGGTGGAAATACCTGCGCCACAGCCCAAAATCGCag CTCGGATGAGGAGGTCATACCTGGAGATTTTAAGTGCTCGCCTGGCTCCGTCTCCACTTCCAAGAGGGAGAAACGCAACTGCAAGCAAGAAGAGAGTGCAGTCAT tggACTTGTCCATCGGTGGGCTGTGGAGCGCCGGGATAGAGGAGCAGTGCGACAAGATGGATGATCACCACACGCCTCTGTCCAAACAGCAGCTCGTACAGCTGATCAGGTCGCTCATCTTAGTCGAACAG AGTCAAGAGCCCTGGATCCTGGCGTCGGACCTGAAGTATCTCCAGGAAGACCTGCAGCTGAAGAAAGCAAATGTTTACAGGTCCATACCGTACTCGCGGTTTGGCTCCAACAGGGATGCTCACTGCTACAGAAAGGCGTATCCTCACCTGGTCGCGTTCAAA GTTTCGTGTCAGGAGTGGGGCCAAGTTCTCCTGAGGAACAAAGAGTGGGACGTGGCGCTGGAGCACGCGCTGATGGCGTGGCGCTACACCAGCGAGCTGCCGCAGTGGGACACGGCGAGCCACAACGCTCTCCGAGAACAGTGTTACGGCATTTTGGCGGCGCACAGCCTCAGCGCGCTGCAGCACTACCACCCCGAACCCGGCAGAGGACGAGAGCTGCTCAGAAG GCTGAAGATGGCTCAGTCGCACAGCCAGTCGATTGTGCCCTGCATTCACGAGCTGCAGAGGATTATGGGATGCGCTGATGACTCCTCCATGGATGCGAAATAA
- the LOC104924093 gene encoding uncharacterized protein LOC104924093 isoform X1: MAAVCQSRRALVEIPAPQPKIAARMRRSYLEILSARLAPSPLPRGRNATASKKRVQSLDLSIGGLWSAGIEEQCDKMDDHHTPLSKQQLVQLIRSLILVEQSQEPWILASDLKYLQEDLQLKKANVYRSIPYSRFGSNRDAHCYRKAYPHLVAFKVSCQEWGQVLLRNKEWDVALEHALMAWRYTSELPQWDTASHNALREQCYGILAAHSLSALQHYHPEPGRGRELLRSKSLTFTPSLTRCCTGILLLCCHLWNAEDGSVAQPVDCALHSRAAEDYGMR; encoded by the exons ATGGCAGCTGTGTGTCAGTCGAGACGTGCCTTGGTGGAAATACCTGCGCCACAGCCCAAAATCGCag CTCGGATGAGGAGGTCATACCTGGAGATTTTAAGTGCTCGCCTGGCTCCGTCTCCACTTCCAAGAGGGAGAAACGCAACTGCAAGCAAGAAGAGAGTGCAGTCAT tggACTTGTCCATCGGTGGGCTGTGGAGCGCCGGGATAGAGGAGCAGTGCGACAAGATGGATGATCACCACACGCCTCTGTCCAAACAGCAGCTCGTACAGCTGATCAGGTCGCTCATCTTAGTCGAACAG AGTCAAGAGCCCTGGATCCTGGCGTCGGACCTGAAGTATCTCCAGGAAGACCTGCAGCTGAAGAAAGCAAATGTTTACAGGTCCATACCGTACTCGCGGTTTGGCTCCAACAGGGATGCTCACTGCTACAGAAAGGCGTATCCTCACCTGGTCGCGTTCAAA GTTTCGTGTCAGGAGTGGGGCCAAGTTCTCCTGAGGAACAAAGAGTGGGACGTGGCGCTGGAGCACGCGCTGATGGCGTGGCGCTACACCAGCGAGCTGCCGCAGTGGGACACGGCGAGCCACAACGCTCTCCGAGAACAGTGTTACGGCATTTTGGCGGCGCACAGCCTCAGCGCGCTGCAGCACTACCACCCCGAACCCGGCAGAGGACGAGAGCTGCTCAGAAG CAAATCGCTGACTTTCACACCCAGCCTGACGCGCTGCTGCACGGGCATCCTACTCCTGTGTTGCCACCTGTGGAAT GCTGAAGATGGCTCAGTCGCACAGCCAGTCGATTGTGCCCTGCATTCACGAGCTGCAGAGGATTATGGGATGCGCTGA